Genomic segment of Schistocerca piceifrons isolate TAMUIC-IGC-003096 chromosome 1, iqSchPice1.1, whole genome shotgun sequence:
ATAAGCAAGTTCTGAGCCATCTCTCAAGAGTTCTTCAATCTCTAAGTTTGACAAGCGATGTCTGTTAGCCATATTCACTATATAATTGTTTTTACACACGGGAAGGATGCACACAATAGCACAACATGGCAGccgacatagaacaaaacaacctTCAACAATATCCGAGCCCCCACGCAATTCACGTAATATTGATACCATTCACGAGAGACTAGCGCCCGCTAGCCATCAACAGTGCACTTACGGTAAGCCAAACAATTAGTCTTCCCACTTACAAACGTAAAACACGCGTTTAAACCACAAACAAATAAGGCGGAAGTGAACAACGTATGATATACGTCTGTCGCACTCTATGATTAAAACACAATGAACGTAGCTAGTACGCCCGTCGGCTCTGGTGTGTTAACAACACTCCCCGATAAATTCTATGTGGCACTGGCTAGCATTTCATGCCACGCACATTGTTTCCGAACTGCAGCTCGAGACAGCATTTTCGCTTGGCCGAAAGAATGCGGTTAGGGGCACTAAAAATCGCAAACAGGCGATAGCCGGCGGGTGTATCGAGCAGCGGCCGCACAAAAGGAGGCCGTTACACCTTTGACTCGAACTAGGCACCTGTACGTGACAGCATGCAACAGATCGATATTCAGCTGTTACAGCCGCCCGACGAGCATGACAGGAATAACACGAGTTACGGCCGGCGCGATCTTATTTAACGACGCCTGTTATTTCCTGCCCCCTCTTCTCTCCCATCCGTCTGCCTTCGTAGCAAACAACGTCGTTCTGACTACCTCAAATCCGTAGAGGGTGGAGAAAAACGCAATGACCAAATTTATCGGAGTCGGAAATTGAAGTCAGTCGATCTCAGTGATGGATGCGATACAATGTCAGGTAAGATTCATGCTTTCGAATGTTCCCTGTGCCACCGCAATCTCCATTCCCATTTCTTGTAATATGGTCGATAAACTAAAAACAGGACAGGTGGGTCATAAACTTTCAAACATATTAAGTATTCACGAATTTTTGTCTccatgtttaaaaaatttaaataatcatAGCGAGTAACCTTTTAACTACAGTAAACACTACGAAAGTATCATCTGAAACAGGTTTTCCCATTCTAAGTGGATGAACTGCATTTAAGGTCTCTCTACACAACAATTCAGTTTTCCAAGGTTGGTTGTTACTTCGTAGTATATCGACGGTAataacagcgttttttttttatttttttaacgtaaAAATGTAACTCTTATAGGATCATTAGTCCTATGTGTTCCTGTCTGTAAGACTGATAAGACCCTTTTTTTCTGAGGATCTGGCATGGGTACGTGGGTGAAATTTATGTCTCACACTAAAGTCTGCCGTCCGCTGGTGGACCAAACATTTAAGCTTTTACATCAtcgcaatcaaaagatatggttaTTTATGGCACGTGATATAATAGATACTtgccaaactcactcatcaaatacctagaatcatgaaattcgccaAGAAGCAACATTTCacataaaaagtaaagaaaaacatccgaaaatttttaatttgtaagtatcagatataaaaaatatttttttgccatttaTTACACTCCGTCTGCCTATCTGCTAAGATTCCTTTTCTCGGGAAAGCGTATAGGAGTCCATTTGAAATTTATGTTAGGAACTAAAGTCTAGGGACCCTTGGCAATGTATATAGACGACATGAAGCATGGCACTGAGTGCCGTTTCGTTTCGAGTCCCCAAGGTCAGCCGGGTCCCCAGGGTCACATGGCGGCTGTCAATGTGACGCTGAGATAACGGTCCGTTTAGGACCTTATCTGGGCAAGCACCCACACCAGCAAAAGGTTGGCGCGTGTACAATTTGTAGTATCAGCGCCCTTTGCCCCATTAGTTATTCGTATCGTTTTTCGCGCTATGTTTGCATAACATGATAATGGTATATAAGGCCTGGGTTTGGTAGTTGATGTACCATGTCGTCTACAGAAGTATCAGCGTCATCTTCTGCATCGTCGTCGTCTGCATCACCTGTGTCAGAACCCACATCCGTAAGTACATTACAGAATAATGGTGTCTTCATTAGTAGATTTGTCCCGACATGTAATTGTAGGGAACCTCCGTAATGCATTAGATGTATTGACTTTGCCTCTACCAATAGTACTGAAGAAAGATATTCTTTTTATTTCCGACGTGAGAAGTTTAATTATGTGTTGGACGGTTCAGGTTAGATAACTCTTTTATATATACTCAATCTGTTAATGTGCCATGATACATGAAATTTTACGAACCGCGGCAGATTGTGGTAAAAAGTTTCGTTTAGAGATGTACAAATCGTTGGATGAGATATGtcatttaaaaatgtgtaacttATATGACGATTTATTTCGCCATAATGAGTTCAaaatttattttcggttttttgAATTATATGGCGCCTTTAGTCCAGTAGCTGGTAACGATGCTGCCATGTTCAAAATATGTGAACGATGTTTggataaatgtattgcattacaatTTGATGAAAGTCTTACAACAGTGATAAGGGTTATACATCAAAGTTTAATATTTAAATCAAGCATACACCAGTTGGGATACTTCGAACCACCTTGTGCGCAGGAACTGAGAAATTGGTGCAGATTTTGTGCGAATACACCGTTAATCCGTAGTGTGCTATGTGGTGGGTTTATTGATAGTGCTAGTGATTCAGATTGATGATGATGACCTGGTTGTAAATCTGTTTGCAGATTGGTAACCATGGGTGTGATCCTGGAGATGATGACCCTAATATGGACGTTGCTGGAGGCGCATGCAACAACTCCAACTCTGAAGGCTGTGCTGTttctgatgagcaatacacaatcGAAGCTGGAGGACGTCGATGGAGTTTTCGGGACATTATTATCACAGATCCTGAGTTGTTTAATTCAATACAAACACGCTTCGCAAAACTGTTTGTTTGGTTTGAATTCCTTATGCGAATATGTTAAGTCAGTCAAAGGCGGTACTTCACAGATATCATTGTCACCTGATCACAGGAAGAAGTTGACACTATGTGTAGAAGACTTGATTGCGTTGCACAAAGACACCCTGGTGAAATTATCATGTATCGACAACATGGGGAGCACATCCACGTCATCCACGACTGCGTATACTTATCCCGACGATGTCGATGCCGGCTCAGATTTGATCCAGTTATTTCCCCCTGCCTCAAGAAGTCTCAAAGACGAACAAGGGCCATCACAGTCATCTCTGACATCGACTGGCTCAATGTTCTGTTATACTTCTTCGTGTCGAAGGGGCCAGGCAGGGGAAAAGTATGGCTTAGAGGAGCCGATCGGCGACTTACTGGTGTCTCTGAAATTATACAATGGCAAAATAGTGTCGCAGGATCCCTCGCAATATTGGAAGGGCAGGGAGGTGGACATGCTTCTGAATGTGAACAAGAACACAAAAATAATGCAGTTAGTAAACACCCTCATTCGCGAAGGCAACGAATCCCTACAGGGAAGTGGTGCGGTCCTTCGATCGCAGCGAAAAAGATACTTTCCCTACTAATGTCATCTAATTGTATTCCTCCAGAGAATATAACAAATGTTATTCCAATATGTCATCCATTTTACATGCATCTAATTGACCCTAAATTTAAACGCTATTTTGAAATGGGCTTACAGCTATATAAAAAGACTGTGAATGACCTAGACCTGAAAGGATTAGAAAAGATTTTATGTTCCGGATCTGAAAACGATGTTTTTTATGCCAATTGTGATACTACATGGGACTATTATAACACATTAGGTGATTCTGTAGCATGGCTCAATAGGTTACTATTGTTTCAATCAGGAGGGGATACGGATAAAGCTCCTGAGTTTCTAACAAATATTGTGTCCTGGTTTAAGAAAAAAGGACTATATCAATGGACTGAgattgataataatgaagtttatATTCCAAATAAGAAACCAAATACCTTGTGTGTAGTTGGTACTCCTAACTCAGGTAAAAACTGGTTCTTTGATTGTATAATATCATTAGCATTAAATGTAGGCCATATAGGCCGATGTAATAACAAAACGAATCAGTTTGCTATGCAAGATGTAGTAGATAGAAGAATTGTTGTCGGTAAAGAGATATCCATTGAGGATGGTGCTCTGGAGGATTTCAAAAAGGTTTGTGAAGGTATTGCATGTAACATACGAGTGAAATATAAAGGTGATGCCATTTTGCGGAGGACGCCAGTTTTCCTGATTAGTAACAGCCAGCTTATTGTTTGTTCCCATCCACACTTTAAAGACATAAGAGCGAAAACCATTCGATGGTCAAAATATGATGAGTTAAAAAATGCTGCTAAAAAACCTTATCCTCTAGCATTTCTTGAGGTATTACAAATGTATGATGTGTCATATTAAGGTGAATAAATTGTAACACCAAATAAAAGAAATATGTCCTTTTATTTGTATATGTAAATACAATTGTATACACTttgtaataaatacaaatattaaatttatgtctgttttatttcatattgtcCTTTATACACAGATGATTCCTCATTCCTTGTTACAGTAGATATGTAAATCATATCAGATACCTGAACATTTGGTACATTTGCTCTAGGATAATGGGTTTCTAAGCCATCATAATATACAGAACATTCTGCAATAACTTCAAACAACATTTGAGTATCTGTATATTTCGTAGTATCACTATTTAAACTACTGGTACTTAAAGTATACATAGGATTTATCCCTCCATGAAGGCTTGGTTGAACATTTGTATCATGAAGTCTAATGTTGTACCCAGAAGAAGCTATAtcagccttttctattaaattattataaccAGAGTTTTTTGTATCCGTTACAGGAGTAATAGCTCCTACTAACTGTTCTTCAATTCGCCATGGTCCCAATGAAGTTTTAGAAAAACTATCACATGTCATAAAAGGATTACAGTGCTTATCCCCATTAACTGTGTACCGTTGAGGTACACCTTGAGCAGTACATGTAACAGGAAACATATCAACATTAGATACTTTTGGAACTTTAAGGAAACCTTAAGTTCGATTATAGTCACAGTTAACAATAACGCTTCCTGTACGAGCATCTGCATCTACTTCAGAAACACACGATTGAACACATTTCCAACCCCAGTTATGTAGACATTTTTCTTTTGTACTTGACACACATGcataataatatttcaaataaatAGGCTGTCCAAATTGATGCGCAGGTACCGTAGTTAAAAAATTATCCTCATCATTTTTGTACCCGTACCATGATTTCCAAATTGGAGGAAAGTTACGTTTATGATCTATAGCAGAAGTTTCCATGGGAGCTGAAGTAACAAATGAAGTAGGCGTTACATTAACACCAGGTATTTTTAAAGTAATATCCACACTAGTTATCATATTCTTGTTTTGATTTAACGTTGCAAGTTCTGTCTCACTTGAATTTGTTGGGAAAGCAATTCTGGGGTTTCGTGCAATTACTTTTGCAGAACAATGCACAATTCTACTACCATCTGGCAATAAGCCAAATTCAGATGGGGTCATATACAGAAATGGTCTATCCACAGGAAATTCAGCTAAAGGGGTCATCATAAATACAGCATTTTCACGAGTAATTGCTTTATAACGTCATATTTAACACTCGCACACTAACTCATCGAAATGAAATGACACGATTTCAGAGACATTACTGGTATCATATGATTTAATGTACATGGTGACCATAATTAaacttaaactttcaaaccgctgtataaataacgccactggtcagaatgatgtcaaattgcgaagaaatattatcggagaagggggaaaacgcatgacagaagaaaaataaatagatacaaaatgtagcaatagatggcgctgcaagcataataatttaatagtggtcgactacaaatgacaaatgaatcatacaacaatgcctaaggtgtacgtttgacgttaaacaaactgtactacacaGTGTGCATGGGTGTGTAGGTGTGATACGGTTAGTTACGTATGCCCATTCTCCACGGttaggtcatatcacattggatgggaaaaatctgtttatatttgtcctgaggccaaaaaccacataaaaagcatcagtcaaatacaaataggattattaatttccctatgactggcgcaaaacgtgttcaatatgctgtccaccgttttctaaaagttgaaatcgagaaacagcatgttcaacaactgatcgaagtgtttccgcgaTCACATTCAGCGTGTGtggcgcaatgcgtgccttcaatgcaggtaAGTTTGCAATGGGAACACTGAacccaacatctttcagatagccccacagcaagaagtcacacggattaagattagGTGAAATGGCTGTAGGGAAACggcgactgataattctagcatttccgaaatggcgcatcagcagctgcttaactggatttgcaatgtgcggaggtgcaccatcttggataaaaatgatcccatccacacatccacgctgttggagagctggactgacgtggttgcgcaaaagacactcattgcGCTTGCTATTGACAGTACagtacctgtctcttcgaaaaaatatggccctaagaTGAATTATGCCGTAAACCGGCACCACACTGAATTGATACTGGTTGATTTcggtgtggattttccgttgcccatattcgacaattcagtgtactgacatatcctgtcagatgtaagtgggctttgtctgttcacaaaatcttccgtggccaatcattgtccacttccaggcGAGCAATAAATTCTAAAtcgaaggtctctcttgctggcaggtcaacagtaagcaactcgtgcacatgggtgattttgaatcgatagcaaagaaggatgtttcgtaggattttaggcaccgtgctcacgggtatgtccaataaTCGGGCAGTTCGccatgcactacatgtttgcacaccaccactcgtctcctcctgcactgctgtggccactgcttccactgacatcgaatcacTTCGTTTCCTCTCGCTACcagattgcacaccaaaagaacctgtcttctcGAATTTCCGAACCATTTTCTCCAGACCAACGGCAATCATCGGATCAACACCTTTCTTCAAACCTttaagtgtccggaacttctgcagagcgacgtgtgcacagccaTCATTCCTGTTatgcagctttacaagcagagcgcgatcctcgATTGAAGCAGTCATAGCGaccgtcgcagacgcgaaaggaggaaaatccgtCTACTCGACGTGTTTATACCAAATTCAATggatcgtgcgcatgacaggtgttctcGCTTACGTATTCTGaatatacagcgccatctattgatcaatttttacacaaaattttttcttctgccgtaccttttctcccttctccgataatattccgttgcaatttggcgtcattctgaccagtggtgctatttctacagtgttttgaatgtttaactttaattataatcactctgtatatagtctgaagtggcgagtgaaaatttgtaccgagctTGGGAGTCGAAcgagggtctcctgcttactaggcagttgcgctaGCCCCTAAACCACTTTGCGCTTCAATTTGCAAAACTAAACGAATTATCCTGGCACGACTCGCTCCTCGATCCGAATTCTCCCTGCCGCTCCAGCCTACTTTAAAATTCCTCCTTACACATGAACGGTAAGCAGGAGACCACGTTCttttcccggccttggtacaaattttcactcgccgcttcattCTACGTAcacaaaatcatatctgtatgagaccactgAACTCTCTCAAATTCTGTTTTAATTTGTTTGAGTTCCTGGCTGGATCTCCCGGTTACGTTTCATGATGAGGTGTTATTCCAGAACACGGACAGTGTCGGCATTTCTGTTCGTGTGTGAGGGaataatttaaagtagactggggcggcagtgagact
This window contains:
- the LOC124796394 gene encoding uncharacterized protein LOC124796394 — its product is MCRRLDCVAQRHPGEIIMYRQHGEHIHVIHDCVYLSRRCRCRLRFDPVISPCLKKSQRRTRAITVISDIDWLNVLLYFFVSKGPGRGKVWLRGADRRLTGVSEIIQWQNSVAGSLAILEGQGGGHASECEQEHKNNAVSKHPHSRRQRIPTGKWCGPSIAAKKILSLLMSSNCIPPENITNVIPICHPFYMHLIDPKFKRYFEMGLQLYKKTVNDLDLKGLEKILCSGSENDVFYANCDTTWDYYNTLGDSVAWLNRLLLFQSGGDTDKAPEFLTNIVSWFKKKGLYQWTEIDNNEVYIPNKKPNTLCVVGTPNSGKNWFFDCIISLALNVGHIGRCNNKTNQFAMQDVVDRRIVVGKEISIEDGALEDFKKVCEGIACNIRVKYKGDAILRRTPVFLISNSQLIVCSHPHFKDIRAKTIRWSKYDELKNAAKKPYPLAFLEVLQMYDVSY